One Chanodichthys erythropterus isolate Z2021 chromosome 10, ASM2448905v1, whole genome shotgun sequence DNA segment encodes these proteins:
- the LOC137028296 gene encoding trace amine-associated receptor 13c-like, whose product MFDMRIVEDNSQEIQYCFPDNNLSCFKDIKPEVEYIVLYVFISLLSVFTVFLNLLVIISISHFKQLHTPTNLLILSLAVADLIVGLIVIPLMGIRFIESCWYFGETFCSLFLFIIFMVVTASLGNLFFISVDRYIAVSDPLRYTVRVTTDKVVFCIFTNWMCCGIYSFIILYNTMFYPETHNRCYGECTVSFKFEHFVTDLIVTFVAPSSVIMSIYVKIFCVAKHQAKVVNSVTGICRSQRKAGKTLGIVVAVFFMCWIPYYIVTLLEGNKSTESVELHVTCWILYMNSCMNPLIYALFYKWFRISAKHIVTLNIFKPSSEYFSIFTEDKL is encoded by the coding sequence ATGTTTGACATGAGGATCGTGGAGGACAACAGTCAAGAAATCCAGTATTGCTTTCCAGACAACAATTTATCATGTTTCAAAGATATCAAACCTGAAGTGGAATACATTGTTTTGTATGTTTTCATTTCTTTATTATCAGTGTTCACTGTGTTTCTGAACCTGCTGGTGATCATCTCCATCTCTCATTTCAAGCAGCTTCACACTCCAACCAACCtgctcattctctctctggcTGTGGCTGACCTGATTGTGGGACTGATTGTTATACCATTAATGGGCATCAGATTCATAGAATCATGCTGGTACTTTGGAGAGACATTTTGTTctctatttttattcattatttttatggttGTTACGGCATCTCTtggtaatttattttttatatctgTTGATCGATACATTGCTGTGAGTGACCCTTTGAGATACACAGTGAGGGTCACAACtgataaagttgttttttgcatttttacgaACTGGATGTGTTGTGGCATATATTCTTTCATTATCTTGTACAATACTATGTTTTATCCAGAGACACACAACAGGTGTTATGGAGAATGTACAGTTTCTTTTAAGTTTGAGCATTTTGTCACAGACCTCATAGTCACTTTTGTTGCCCCTTCTTCTGTAATCATGTCTATATATGTGAAAATCTTCTGTGTTGCAAAGCATCAGGCCAAGGTTGTAAATTCTGTCACAGGTATCTGCAGGTCACAGAGAAAGGCAGGAAAAACTCTGGGAATTGTTGTTGCAGTTTTCTTTATGTGTTGGATACCGTATTACATAGTCACCCTTCTTGAAGGAAACAAGTCAACAGAATCAGTTGAACTTCATGTAACGTGCTGGATTTTGTACATGAATTCCTGTATGAATCCACTTATCTATGCACTGTTTTATAAATGGTTTAGAATATCAGCTAAACACATTGTgactttaaatatattcaaaccaTCATCAGaatattttagtattttcaCAGAGgataaattatga
- the LOC137029484 gene encoding trace amine-associated receptor 13c-like has protein sequence MEHNRQRIQYCFPDNNSSCFKDIKPEVEYVILYIFIFLASVFTVFLNMLVIISISHFKQLHTPTNLLILSLAVADMIVGLIVIPLMGIRFIESCWYFGETFCSLFLFIVFVVVSASLGNLVFISIDRYIAVSDPLRYTVRVTTDKVVFCIITNWLCSGIYSVIILYNTMFYPETHGSCYGECTVAFKFEHVVTDLIVTFVAPSSVIMSIYVKIFCVAKHQAKVVNSVTGVSRSQRKAAKTLGIVVMVYFMCWIPYYIVTLIEGNESTESIEFNVTCWIVYMNSCMNPLIYALFYKWFRISAKHIVTLNIFKPSSEYFSIFQEDK, from the coding sequence ATGGAGCACAACAGGCAAAGGATACAGTATTGCTTTCCAGACAACAATTCATCATGTTTCAAAGATATCAAACCTGAAGTGGAGTatgttattttgtatattttcatttttttagcaTCAGTGTTCACTGTGTTTCTGAACATGCTGGTGATCATCTCCATCTCTCACTTCAAGCAGCTTCACACTCCAACCAACCtgctcattctctctctggcTGTGGCCGACATGATTGTGGGACTGATTGTTATACCATTAATGGGCATCAGATTCATAGAATCATGCTGGTACTTTGGAGAGACATTTTGttctctatttttatttatagtttttgtGGTTGTTTCAGCATCTCTTGGTAATTTAGTCTTTATATCTATAGATCGTTACATTGCTGTGAGTGACCCTTTGAGATACACAGTGAGGGTCACAACtgataaagttgttttttgcattattaCGAACTGGCTGTGTTCAGGCATATATTCTGTCATTATCTTATACAATACTATGTTCTACCCAGAGACACACGGAAGCTGTTACGGCGAATGTACAGTTGCTTTTAAATTTGAACATGTTGTCACAGACCTCATAGTCACTTTTGTTGCCCCTTCTTCTGTAATCATGTCTATATATGTGAAAATCTTCTGTGTTGCAAAGCATCAGGCCAAGGTTGTAAATTCTGTCACAGGTGTCAGCAGGTCACAAAGAAAGGCAGCAAAAACTTTGGGTATTGTTGTAATGGTTTACTTTATGTGTTGGATACCATACTATATAGTCACTCTTATTGAAGGAAATGAGTCAACAGAATCAATTGAATTTAATGTAACATGCTGGATTGTGTACATGAATTCCTGTATGAATCCACTTATCTATGCACTGTTTTATAAATGGTTTAGAATATCAGCTAAACACATTGTgactttaaatatattcaaaccaTCATCAGAATATTTCAGTATTTTCCAGGAGGATAAATga